In one Rhizobium lentis genomic region, the following are encoded:
- a CDS encoding alpha/beta hydrolase, with translation MITTASAVVGHAADKPVSIVLVHGAFVDASGWQAVYGILSADGYEVLAVQNPTVTLQGDVDATRQVIARASKPVVLVGHSYGGAVISEAGSLPKVKSLVYLAAFAPEAGESVHDIATVPTPGEDKAPLLPPSDGFLLVDSAKFPTAFAADVDPAKTRFMAESQVPWGLAAVEGKVTAPAWKDKPTYFMVTKNDHMIPPSQQRSMAARAGAKVVEIDSSHAVMLSHPQDVADFIASAAAPAN, from the coding sequence ATGATCACAACCGCTTCCGCCGTCGTCGGCCACGCGGCCGACAAGCCCGTGTCCATCGTGCTGGTGCACGGCGCATTCGTCGATGCTTCGGGCTGGCAGGCCGTCTACGGCATCCTTTCCGCCGACGGCTACGAGGTTCTGGCCGTCCAGAATCCAACCGTTACCCTGCAGGGTGACGTCGACGCCACCAGGCAGGTCATTGCCCGGGCCAGCAAACCCGTCGTTCTGGTTGGTCACTCCTATGGCGGGGCGGTAATTTCCGAGGCCGGCAGCCTGCCCAAGGTCAAGAGCCTGGTTTACCTGGCGGCATTTGCGCCTGAAGCAGGTGAGTCGGTCCACGACATCGCCACGGTGCCGACGCCGGGCGAAGACAAGGCGCCGCTGCTTCCGCCAAGCGACGGTTTCCTCCTGGTGGACTCGGCCAAGTTCCCGACGGCTTTCGCAGCGGACGTCGACCCCGCCAAGACCCGGTTCATGGCCGAGTCTCAGGTTCCATGGGGGCTCGCCGCCGTAGAGGGCAAAGTCACGGCGCCGGCCTGGAAGGACAAGCCCACCTACTTCATGGTGACAAAAAACGACCACATGATCCCGCCCAGCCAGCAGCGTTCTATGGCAGCGCGTGCCGGCGCCAAGGTCGTTGAAATCGACTCCAGCCACGCCGTGATGCTCTCGCATCCGCAGGACGTCGCAGACTTTATCGCCAGCGCGGCTGCGCCGGCGAACTGA
- a CDS encoding putative quinol monooxygenase, which translates to MSTHTKIVAILTARPGKVSELGAFLSAMRLRSRAEPGNLRWDIWRDKANADRFVLDELYVDEAAAAAHRDTPHFKDYAARIGELADRTPITLDPVEVD; encoded by the coding sequence ATGTCCACTCACACGAAAATTGTGGCTATCCTGACCGCGCGCCCAGGCAAGGTATCCGAACTCGGAGCGTTTCTCTCGGCAATGCGACTACGCAGCCGGGCCGAGCCCGGAAATCTGCGGTGGGATATCTGGCGAGACAAGGCCAATGCCGACCGCTTCGTGCTCGATGAACTTTATGTCGACGAAGCGGCCGCCGCCGCGCATCGCGACACCCCGCACTTCAAGGACTATGCCGCCAGGATCGGCGAGCTCGCCGACCGAACTCCAATCACTCTCGACCCAGTCGAGGTCGATTAA
- a CDS encoding type 1 glutamine amidotransferase domain-containing protein: MTKHVLFIVTNAPVIGPHNRKTGFFFAEVAHPFDELDKAGIAVEFSSPAGGWTPYDAYDEKDPAQKGFLESKAFRRLNHSRKLAEVDAADYDAILIPGGLGPMVDIQRNADVQKAVVRAWSTGKLVSAVCHGPCSLLGVDLGDGTPFVRGKKLTSFSKKEEYDYAREDVPYELEDALRAEGAEYSSTSNWEPHVVVDGRLITGQNPASAGPLAKQLLAALNESA; the protein is encoded by the coding sequence ATGACAAAACACGTCTTGTTCATCGTCACCAACGCACCCGTGATTGGCCCGCACAATCGCAAGACCGGCTTCTTTTTCGCCGAGGTCGCTCATCCTTTCGATGAGCTCGACAAGGCCGGGATCGCAGTCGAGTTCTCCTCACCTGCCGGGGGATGGACGCCCTACGACGCCTACGACGAGAAGGACCCTGCTCAGAAGGGATTTCTCGAAAGCAAGGCCTTTCGCCGCCTCAATCACAGCCGCAAGTTGGCCGAGGTGGATGCCGCGGATTACGATGCCATCCTGATCCCCGGCGGCCTCGGGCCGATGGTCGACATCCAACGGAATGCCGATGTCCAGAAGGCTGTCGTGCGCGCCTGGAGCACGGGCAAGCTCGTGAGCGCCGTTTGTCACGGCCCGTGCTCTCTGCTCGGAGTGGACCTCGGCGACGGCACGCCGTTCGTGCGCGGCAAGAAGCTCACCTCCTTCTCGAAGAAAGAGGAATATGACTACGCCAGAGAAGACGTGCCCTATGAACTCGAGGACGCGTTAAGAGCGGAAGGCGCCGAGTACTCGTCCACGTCCAACTGGGAACCTCACGTTGTCGTTGATGGTCGCCTCATCACCGGCCAGAATCCCGCGTCGGCGGGACCGCTCGCAAAGCAGTTGCTCGCCGCTCTGAACGAGTCGGCGTGA